Proteins co-encoded in one Euwallacea fornicatus isolate EFF26 chromosome 34, ASM4011564v1, whole genome shotgun sequence genomic window:
- the stan gene encoding protocadherin-like wing polarity protein stan isoform X4, which yields MVIFNTYMIKCKSTPVLFIFFLWALCFQKSHSYLLLVQDSTLPGETIFNASVFRLGSERIYTIDAKSSAPFVQSLIQVDSKSGQVSLQERILCNGIYYPTVFTVHIESTSNRILDVDYYSFPLRIFITGENCSEQNLEKEDYFQSQKQQSQGFWNPFSHVHYSTKKRISEARQWITETFASFAIPTAGKWEKICLRQSQFVSSITNFLPLTILKRCSIKFHYVSDDRFEIEHIQGDLVASRDVCIIEPMWKVSILFTTECENTNLLTAEHRLKIMYYHQQFNNNTDIARRIRRELKNQSPFFEQHLYVANVLEECEPPVIVTTVKARDPENNAITYSMTSLLDSRTQSMFDIDQKTGIVSTKVQLDRELVDVHYFRVTALDDSFPPRSGTTMLQINVQDANDHSPIFEMNEYDANIKESVSVGTTVITLKATDQDVGKNAEVEYFIQSINGGGTSTGEEDNQAFKFDSKTGVITTRSMLDRETTEIYTLIVGASDLASPQSARRTASATVIINVLDDNDNYPQFTERTYSISLNEDSSWSDNPIIANIKAMDADQGINAAIRYAIISGNTQSQFAIDSLTGDVTLVKPLDYENLRSYRLVIRAQDGGSPARSNTTQLLINIVDVNDNAPRFYTSLFQETVQENVPVGYSILKVQAYDADEGLNSEIKYSMAARDANGANTENLPLSVDMQTGWITTTKDLDREEQSKFMFQVVATDQGDPPQSASTSVVITVQDVNDNDPVFESKIFELTVAEDDPPGTPVTTVTATDADEDNKLHYEITNGNVRGRFAITSHNGRGQVTVAQPLDYKQEKRYVLTITATDSGGRSDTATVYINVTDANNYAPVFENAPYSANVYEDAVVGTTVLVVSATDSDVGLNAQITYFITDDSNTFTINPQTGAITTTKNLDREAVADFLLTVIARDGGKPSMSDTTDVEIIVTDVNDNYPQFKQSAYSGSVPEDAVVGTSVVQVIATDLDIGFNGRVRYTLSEKDQEDGSFVIDPTSGVIRTNKGLDRESVAFYELEAYAIDRGSPTLSSSVPVTIRLEDINDSPPAFASDKIVLYISENSPIGSTVGDIYAKDPDEGVNAIVQYSIIGGEDAHSFSLISRPGSDKAALLTMVELDYETSKKKYDLVVRAASPPLRSDAHVEVIVTDVNDNAPILRDFQIFFNNFKDCFPTGPIGRVPAFDADVSDKLHYKILSGNNANLIALNESTGGLTLSPQLNTNVPKLASMEVSVTDGVNEVKAVMQLIVRLITKEMLHNSITIRLNQMTKEAFLSPLLGFFIDALAAIIPCPKENIILFSIQDDIDVNSKVLNVSLSVRRPDTTKEEYYVPQLIQERVYLNREVLARLSTVQIMPFDDNLCVREPCLNYEECLTVLKFGNASGFIHSDTVLFRPIYPVTTFTCQCPKGFTGSREHYLCDTEVNLCYSSPCKNGGTCKIREGGYACICSANFTGSSCEIKLDGDVCRPGTCNNDFSTCNPKQGKNGDFVCEDCASHADKNLYSATCQLKTRSFTKGSFLTFPSLRQRHRLHLKLKFATHSQNGLLLYNGRYNEQHDFIALEIVHGNMQFSFSLGSSVTKVVASIPGGVSDGHWHSVVVSYYNKSVTLSIDDCDAALALKYGRELGGKWACATYAEHFLEDRCASLTETCHRFLDLTGPFQLGGLPSLISNFQIKNSNFQGCISDFEVDYVYVDLNSFVTNNGTTSGCPEKKDFCRTNPCKNGGTCIDGWAMFRCGCPEGFGGHDCSEKIGLPWHFSGDGSLSFNPLLRPIQLPWLNALSLRTLQEDAFLMSVQVGQNSSAVLSLIKGVLTYTYNENTLSLNSVTISNGEWHHIEVSWIGMEIRFSIDYGEYESSMAFSEKIQGLFVGKILIGGPDNSYASVNADYNYLVGCIEDVRIGNRETILIRPTTKDNVEEGCVSSTECQTQCPSEAHCVVNWGKSRCECTKSHVGPLCLPVCSVSPCENGATCQENYLNRRGYECYCNSTSYSGEYCEIEHSQPCPAGWWGYPICGPCDCDISMGYNPDCDKQSGKCHCRENHYRIEGSMECIPCDCYTVGSVSSQCDRETGKCHCRDGVIGQKCDSCPNVYAEITLKGCEVVYDGCPRSAANSIWWSRTSFGKEALEACPRGSHGKASRKCDELNGWLEPDLFNCTTDAFVELREQLSKIEAGDLSLDSFVAIKLADDLNKATNITKDLFGADVLITFELIKELFKYESHVHGLNLTHSQDKDYIGNLVHTLSVILSLKYKYHWDIIHQMTGRGVDEVLGFMENYIIVLLESQHDTYTSPFEIVARNVVLGLDIVTPESLYGYEQDSPLLPNGQFVTTESVVLPDVSHFFPDGHLPSVQGPLISFPKYNNYLLDKAKFDTNSRIFIPLSVLGIKVLEHGEVVTKNSLPVDGAILSYIQYKEAGNLLPNKYDDSVVRRWGVDVTVGSPLVSVEVLVPEYVDARDKTSEDVLNIKLPNITLPDERWTKKIFVEPEVKTHENDAHYLRTRRSQSTKKKLVYKSLSGISLKSPIKIQLWLNSNSTIFNERSNPQCVHWTTSRGFGEWSRVGCRTELDDFWYDKSEHVPIIINCSCHHFTTFGVLVDTIDIEYVPEPSLLEDISSYSCFSMALPLLLATYLILAFIRGLQTNSNTIRKHLVLCVFLAELLYLMALKAKKFFVSIEFSCKLVAIGLHYLWLASFSWMLVDAIHLYRMLTEMRDINHGPMRFYYTMGYVGPAVVVALSVGVRAHQYGNYYFCWLSLYESVVWSSVGPTCIVTFVNLCILLVSIRAAFTIQDHVLGFGNLRTLLWVSVMALPLLGITWVLALLAATEQHPLLMPLLSVAVLVHAAFSLGGYCFANNRVRQNLIRTFMRCMGKKVSLSDTQSVVGVPSTSSQNLSAQSRSALTYHSGLDPNIRRNLGISTSSTTSRSTTKTGSSPYRSDTHLRHTSTSTSNYNSTSDVPSYLKGFEREEKKTRRKGRIKGEIQITDDRERGDSDSDSDASEGRSLDLASSHSSDDDESSSRRHHSRSHIPRQGYLPNITEHALSRCGTPPSLNVVTNSQLFPGVDTSCSSRWASQLPEAYLQNTNEIGRWSAETGSDNELQQKTSSPNPLPHPDVMPETCLQGIDCEKYIVQGHFDNQYNRNVPFKGDYMPKLISHENLNYHQDYDGCSEIDEKIHMNDKYLFPYTGKSNTEEDHMHVQVNYPINNISVSQARSQVISPIGNINNPDYHMFNMGSRMGSRIGSSHGSVCGSVRGSPSPLVPPLTMMRGGMPAEPSSSTEKDEETPV from the exons ATGGTTATCTTTAACACTTACATGATCAAATGCAAGAGCACTCcagttttattcatatttttcctttgggcCCTATGTTTTCAAAAGAGCCATTCATATCTGTTACTAGTTCAAGATTCAACACTGCCTGGAGAGACAATTTTCAATGCCTCAGTTTTTCGATTAGGCTCAGAGAGAATTTATACAATAGATGCTAAAAGTTCTGCCCCATTTGTTCAGTCACTTATACAGGTTGATTCAAAAAGTGGGCAAGTATCTTTGCAAGAACGGATCCTCTGCAATGGAATATATTATCCGACAGTGTTTACAGTGCACATTGAATCAACTTCTAACAGAATTCTAGATGTTGATTACTATAGCTTCcctttaagaatttttataaCTGGTGAGAACTGCAGTGAACAAAATTTAGAGAAAGAAGATTATTTTCAGTCTCAAAAACAACAATCTCAGGGATTTTGGAATCCGTTTTCTCATGTGCATTATTCCactaaaaaacgaatttctgAGGCAAGGCAATGGATTACGGAAACGTTTGCCTCATTCGCTATACCAACAGCAGGGAAATGggagaaaatttgtttaagacaaTCACAATTCGTCAGTTCCATAACAAACTTCCTTCCCCTCACTATATTAAAACGgtgttctattaaatttcactACGTGAGTGATGACCGATTTGAGATAGAACACATTCAAGGTGATTTGGTTGCCAGTAGAGATGTTTGTATCATTGAGCCAATGTGGAAAGTTTCCATATTATTCACTACAGAATGTGAGAACACAAATTTACTAACTGCAGAGCATCGCTTGAAGATTATGTATTATCATCAGCAGTTTAACAACAACACTGACATTGCAAGAAGAATTAGAAGGGAGCTGAAAAATCAATCCCCATTTTTTGAGCAACATTTGTATGTGGCTAATGTCCTGGAGGAATGTGAGCCTCCGGTCATAGTAACTACTGTAAAAGCCAGAGATCCAGAAAACAATGCAATCACTTACTCAATGACCAGCCTATTAGATTCTCGAACTCAATCCATGTTTGACATTGATCAGAAAACCGGAATCGTCAGTACTAAAGTTCAGTTAGATAGAGAGCTAGTGGATGTGCATTATTTTCGAGTCACCGCATTAGATGATAGTTTCCCACCAAGATCTGGAACTACAATGCTTCAAATCAATGTCCAAGATGCCAATGACCATTCTCCTATCTTTGAAATGAATGAATATGACGCTAATATTAAAGAGAGTGTTAGTGTGGGTACTACAGTTATTACTCTTAAAGCCACAGATCAAGACGTAGGTAAAAATGCAGAGGTTGAGTACTTTATTCAAAGCATTAATGGAGGAGGTACATCTACGGGTGAAGAAGACAATCaagcttttaaatttgattctaAAACGGGCGTAATTACAACTAGGAGTATGCTTGATCGGGAAACCACAGAAATATATACACTTATCGTCGGAGCGAGTGATTTGGCAAGTCCTCAGTCTGCAAGAAGAACTGCATCTGCCACagttattattaatgttttggaTGACAACGATAATTATCCTCAATTCACTGAAAGGACTTACTCAATATCTCTTAATGAAGATAGCAGCTGGAGTGATAATCCCATTATAGCTAATATTAAAGCAATGGATGCAGATCAAGGGATCAATGCAGCAATACGATATGCTATAATAAGCGGCAACACACAATCGCAATTCGCTATCGATAGCCTTACTGGAGATGTGACTTTAGTTAAACCTTTGGATTACGAGAATTTAAGGAGCTATCGCTTGGTTATTCGTGCTCAAGATGGAGGAAGTCCTGCGAGATCTAACACTACGCAATTGCTTATAAACATTGTTGATGTCAATGATAACGCCCCGAGGTTTTATACATCACTTTTTCAAGAAACTGTGCAGGAAAATGTACCTGTGGGATATAGTATATTAAAAGTGCAGGCGTATGATGCGGATGAGGGTCTAAATTCCGAAATAAAATATAGCATGGCAGCTAGAGACGCTAATGGGGCTAATACTGAGAATTTGCCTCTTTCAGTAGATATGCAAACAGGCTGGATTACTACCACCAAAGACTTAGATAGGGAGGAACaatctaaatttatgtttcaaGTAGTGGCCACAGACCAAGGAGATCCACCACAATCAGCGAGCACTAGTGTTGTAATAACAGTTCAGGATGTCAATGACAATGATCCAGTTTTTGAGTCTAAAATCTTCGAGTTAACTGTAGCAGAAGATGATCCCCCTGGAACTCCCGTTACCACGGTCACTGCAACAGATGCGGATGAAGACAATAAACTTCATTATGAAATCACCAATGGAAATGTTAGAGGACGATTTGCAATAACGTCGCATAATGGTCGCGGCCAGGTTACTGTAGCGCAACCTCTAGATTATAAGCAAGAGAAGCGTTATGTGCTTACTATAACTGCCACGGATTCAGGGGGGCGCAGCGATACAGCTACTGTATACATTAATGTCACTGATGCCAACAATTACGCCCCGGTGTTTGAAAATGCTCCGTATTCTGCAAATGTGTACGAAGATGCTGTTGTTGGAACCACGGTTCTGGTGGTAAGTGCCACTGATAGCGATGTGGGGCTAAATGCCCAGATAACCTATTTTATAACCGATGACAGCAATACTTTTACTATAAACCCCCAAACTGGAGCTATTACAACCACTAAAAATCTTGATCGGGAAGCTGTTGCCGATTTTTTACTTACTGTGATCGCTCGCGATGGAGGTAAACCTTCTATGTCTGACACTACAGATGTGGAAATAATTGTAACAGACGTAAACGATAATTATCCGCAGTTTAAACAGTCTGCTTACTCTGGGAGTGTGCCTGAAGACGCAGTGGTTGGAACTTCGGTAGTACAGGTTATTGCCACTGACTTGGATATAGGATTTAATGGACGAGTAAGGTATACTTTGAGCGAAAAAGATCAGGAGGATGGGTCATTTGTTATTGACCCAACTAGTGGAGTTATACGAACAAATAAAGGTTTAGACAGAGAATCTGTAGCATTCTATGAATTGGAGGCTTATGCAATAGATAGAGGATCTCCGACTTTAAGCAGCTCAGTCCCAGTTACAATTAGATTAGAGGACATCAACGACTCTCCTCCAGCTTTTGCTTCAGATAAAATCGTACTTTACATCTCAGAAAACAGTCCTATTGGCTCGACAGTCGGAGATATTTATGCTAAAGATCCAGATGAAGGGGTGAATGCTATAGTTCAATACTCAATTATCGGAGGTGAAGATGCGcatagtttttctttaatttctagACCAGGCTCAGATAAGGCTGCTTTATTAACCATGGTTGAATTAGATTACGAAACATCTAAGAAAAAGTACGATTTAGTTGTTCGAGCAGCTAGTCCTCCTCTACGGAGTGATGCTCATGTTGAAGTAATCGTAACAGACGTTAATGATAATGCCCCAATTTTAAGagattttcagatattttttaataactttaaagaCTGTTTCCCTACTGGGCCAATTGGAAGGGTTCCGGCTTTCGACGCTGATGTTTCAGATAAATTGCACTATAAAATTTTGTCTGGAAACAATGCAAATTTGATTGCCCTTAATGAGTCTACTGGAGGTCTCACATTATCACCTCAGCTGAATACGAATGTACCGAAATTGGCTTCTATGGAAGTTTCAGTAACGGACGGTGTTAACGAGGTTAAAGCTGTAATGCAACTAATAGTTAGACTCATCACCAAAGAAATGCTTCATAATTCTATTACAATTAGATTAAACCAAATGACAAAAGAGGCGTTTCTTTCACCGTTGTTAGGATTTTTTATTGACGCCTTAGCAGCAATTATTCCCTGTCCaaaggaaaatataattttattcagtATCCAGGATGATATAGACGTAAACTCAAAGGTTTTGAATGTAAGTTTAAGTGTTCGCAGGCCTGACACTACTAAAGAAGAATATTACGTGCCTCAGTTAATACAAGAACGAGTTTATTTAAACAGAGAAGTTTTGGCGCGATTGTCTACAGTCCAGATCATGCCTTTTGATGATAACTTGTGCGTCCGAGAACCATGTCTGAACTATGAGGAATGTTTGACAGTTTTGAAGTTTGGAAATGCTTCTGGATTCATACACAGTGATACTGTATTATTTAGACCAATATACCCAGTAACCACATTTACTTGCCAATGTCCAAAAGGGTTTACTGGATCACGAGAGCATTATTTATGTGATACTGAAGTTAATTTATGCTATTCCTCTCCGTGCAAAAACGGGGGAACATGTAAAATACGGGAAGGTGGCTATGCATGCATTTGCAGCGCGAATTTCACTGGAAGCAGTTGCGAAATTAAGCTTGACGGGGATGTATGCAGGCCAGGCACATGCAATAACGATTTCAGCACGTGCAACCCTAAACAAGGAAAAAACGGGGATTTTGTGTGCGAAGATTGTGCGTCTCATGCGGACAAAAATTTATACTCTGCAACTTGCCAATTGAAGACTAGAAGTTTTACTAAAGgatcatttttaacattccCCAGCCTAAGACAAAGACATcgattacatttaaaattaaaatttgccacACACTCCCAAAATGGCCTATTACTATACAACGGTCGTTACAACGAACAACACGACTTCATTGCTTTAGAGATTGTTCACGGAAATATGcagttttccttttctttggGCAGCTCTGTAACCAAAGTAGTTGCTTCAATTCCTGGAGGTGTCTCCGATGGTCACTGGCATTCTGTTGTTGTTAGTTATTACAACAAATCAGTAACTTTGTCTATAGACGACTGCGACGCTGCCTTGGCTTTAAAGTATGGGCGTGAACTTGGTGGTAAATGGGCTTGCGCTACATATGCAGAACATTTCCTGGAGGACCGCTGCGCATCTTTAACTGAAACATGTCACCGATTTTTGGATCTCACTGGCCCGTTCCAGCTAGGAGGATTGCCTTCTCTCATTTCGAATTTCcagattaaaaattcaaattttcaaggcTGCATCTCAGATTTCGAAGTCGATTATGTTTATGTGGATTTGAACTCATTTGTCACTAATAATGGAACAACCTCTGGTTGCCCTGAGAAAAAAGACTTCTGCAGAACTAATCCTTGCAAAAATGGTGGGACTTGCATTGATGGATGGGCTATGTTCAGATGTGGTTGTCCTGAAGGGTTTGGAGGACACGATTGTAGTGAAAAAATTGGATTGCCATGGCATTTTTCTGGAGATGGAAGTTTATCTTTTAATCCCCTATTAAGGCCAATTCAACTGCCGTGGTTGAATGCTTTATCATTAAGAACATTACAAGAAGATGCCTTCCTTATGTCAGTTCAAGTCGGTCAGAACAGTTCAGCAGTATTATCTCTCATTAAGGGTGTTTTAACCTACACTTATAACGAAAATACGTTATCATTAAATTCCGTTACTATTTCTAATGGAGAATGGCACCACATTGAGGTATCTTGGATTGGAATGGAAATACGGTTCTCTATAGACTACGGAGAGTATGAGAGCTCTATGGCCTTTTCTGAGAAAATTCAAGGATTGTTTGTGGGCAAAATTCTTATTGGAGGACCTGACAATAGTTATGCAAGTGTTAACGCTGATTACAACTATTTAGTGGGCTGCATCGAAGACGTAAGAATAGGAAATAGAGAAACTATCCTAATTAGACCTACAACCAAAGACAATGTCGAGGAGGGGTGTGTCTCATCGACGGAATGTCAAACTCAATGTCCCTCTGAAGCTCATTGCGTAGTAAATTGGGGAAAATCTCGTTGCGAATGCACAAAAAGTCATGTCGGTCCTTTATGTCTTCCCGTATGCTCAGTTAGTCCATGTGAAAATGGAGCCACTTGCcaagaaaactatttaaatcgGAGGGGCTACGAGTGCTACTGCAATTCAACAAGCTACTCGGGAGAATACTGCGAAATTGAACATTCCCAACCATGTCCAGCAGGTTGGTGGGGATATCCAATATGTGGCCCTTGTGACTGTGATATTAGTATGGGGTATAATCCAGATTGCGATAAGCAATCCGGAAAGTGCCATTGTAGAgaaaatcattatcgcattgaGGGTTCCATGGAATGCATTCCTTGCGATTGTTATACTGTGGGTTCAGTTAGTAGCCAATGTGACCGCGAAACTGGGAAATGCCACTGTAGAGATGGTGTTATTGGACAGAAATGTGATTCCTGCCCAAATGTGTACGCAGAAATAACCCTGAAAGGGTGTGAAG TTGTGTATGATGGATGTCCGCGATCGGCAGCAAATTCAATTTGGTGGTCCAGAACCTCCTTTGGAAAGGAAGCGTTGGAGGCATGTCCTAGAGGTTCCCACGGAAAAGCATCGCGCAAATGTGATGAATTAAACGGATGGCTTGAACCCGACTTATTTAATTGTACAACGGACGCATTCGTTGAACTTCGAGAACag ctttccAAAATTGAAGCCGGAGATTTATCCCTGGACTCATTTGTTGCCATTAAACTAGCAGACGACCTCAATAAAGCCACGAATATTACCAAAGATCTATTCGGGGCCGATGTCTTAATCACGTTCGAATTGATTAAGGAGCTCTTCAAATACGAGTCTCATGTTCATGGTTTAAACCTCACCCACAGCCAGGACAAGGATTATATTGGCAATTTGGTTCATACGCTTAGCGTAATTCTATCgcttaaatataaatatcatTGGGATATTATTCATCAAATGACAGGACGTGGAGTAGACGAGGTGCTAGGTTTTATGGAAAACTACATAATCGTTTTATTGGAGAGTCAGCATGATACCTATACTAGTCCTTTTGAAATCGTGGCTAGGAATGTAG ttttgggCTTGGATATAGTGACCCCAGAATCACTTTATGGATACGAACAAGACTCGCCATTACTTCCAAACGGACAATTTGTCACAACTGAAAGTGTAGTTTTACCCGACGTTTCTCACTTCTTCCCAGACGGTCATTTACCATCAGTTCAAGGGCCTTTAATCAGTTTTCCGAAATACAATAACTACCTTCTGGATAAAGCGAAATTCGACACCAATTCGAGAATATTCATACCTTTATCAGTACTCGGAATTAAAGTTTTGGAACATGGAGAAGTTGTGACAAAAAACAGCTTGCCTGTTGACGGAGCGATTCTTAGCTATATCCAATACAAAGAAGCAGGGAATTTATTGCCCAACAAATACGATGATTCAGTAGTTCGTAGATGGGGTGTTGACGTAACTGTAGGATCCCCTCTTGTGTCGGTAGAAGTGTTAGTTCCAGAATATGTTGACGCCAGAGACAAAACTAGTGAAGAtgtcttaaatattaaacttcCGAACATAACTTTACCTGATGAAAGGTGGACAAAGAAGATTTTCGTTGAACCTGAAGTGAAGACTCATGAAAATGATGCACATTACTTGAGGACTAGAAGAAGTCAGTCAACTAAGAAAAAGTTGGTTTATAAAAGTTTATCCGGAATTTCGCTCAAATCGCCTATTAAGATACAGTTGTGGTTGAACTCCAACAGTACCATTTTCAACGAAAGGTCGAACCCGCAGTGTGTCCATTGGACCACATCAAGAGG ATTTGGAGAATGGTCCAGGGTGGGTTGCCGAACAGAATTGGACGATTTTTGGTACGACAAATCAGAGCACGTCcctattattataaattgtaGTTGTCACCATTTTACAACATTTGGCGTTCTTGTAGATACTATCGACATAGAG tacGTTCCCGAGCCGTCGCTGCTTGAAGACATATCCAGCTACAGCTGCTTTTCAATGGCTTTACCTCTGCTATTAGCCACATATCTTATTTTGGCGTTTATTAGAGGACTACAGACTAATTCGAATACTATACGAAAACATTTGGTTTTGTGCGTATTTTTAGCCGAACTACTTTATTTGATGGCGTTAAAAGCGaagaaatttttcgtttccatAGAG TTCTCCTGCAAGCTGGTGGCGATAGGCTTACATTACTTGTGGCTTGCCTCGTTTTCATGGATGCTGGTCGATGCCATACATTTGTACAGGATGCTCACAGAGATGAGAGACATAAATCATGGCCCCATGCGATTTTATTATACCATGGGTTATGTAGGTCCTGCAGTTGTGGTAGCGTTATCAGTGGGTGTTCGAGCTCATCAATacggaaattattattt ctgTTGGTTGTCCTTGTACGAAAGTGTCGTGTGGAGCTCGGTAGGGCCTACGTGTATTGTTACATTTGTCAATCTTTGTATTTTGCTCGTGTCAATACGGGCCGCATTTACAATTCAGGATCATGTTTTAGGATTTGGAAATTTGCG AACTCTATTGTGGGTATCAGTTATGGCTTTACCACTACTGGGAATAACTTGGGTACTGGCTCTTCTAGCAGCTACGGAGCAACACCCTCTATTGATGCCCCTTCTATCTGTAGCTGTTCTAGTTCACGCTGCTTTCTCGTTAGGTGGATATTGTTTTGCCAATAATAGAGTACGACAGAACCTTATAAG aacGTTCATGAGATGTATGGGCAAAAAAGTCTCACTCTCCGATACGCAGTCTGTTGTTGGAGTTCCTAGCACAAGCAGCCAAAATTTGTCAGCACAATCG CGATCAGCATTAACCTATCACTCGGGTTTGGACCCAAATATCAGACGGAATCTGGGTATTTCAACGTCAAGCACTACGTCTCGATCTACGACGAAAACAGGTTCAAGTCCTTACAG GAGTGACACTCATCTTCGACACACCTCCACTTCTACTTCTAATTATAACTCAACAAGTGACGTTCCCTCATATTTGAAAGGTTTTGAGAGGGAAGAGAAGAAGACTCGGCGTAAAGGACGGATAAAaggagaaattcaaattactgATG ATCGGGAACGAGGTGACAGTGACTCTGACAGCGACGCTTCCGAGGGTAGGAGTTTGGATTTAGCATCTAGTCATTCTAGTGACGATGACGAATCTAGTTCTAGAAGGCATCACAGCCGAAGTCATATTCCAAG GCAAGGCTATCTTCCTAATATTACCGAACATGCGCTTTCAAGATGCGGAACACCGCCATCACTTAATGTGGTAACCAACTCGCAACTCTTTCCAGGAGTAGATACCAGCTGTAGTTCAAGATGGGCTAGTCAACTCCCCGAAGCTTACCTACAGAATACTAACG AAATCGGGCGTTGGTCCGCTGAAACTGGATCGGACAATGAGCTTCAACAGAAAACCAGTTCCCCTAATCCACTGCCACACCCGGATGTAATGCCGGAAACGTGCCTGCAAGGCATTGACTGTGAAAAGTACATAGTACAAGGACATTTTGACAACCAGTACAACAGAAATGTGCCATTTAAGGGAGACTATATGCCCAAATTAATATCACATGAAAATCTGAATTATCATCAGGACTACGATGGTTGCTCGGAGATCGACGAAAAGATCCATATGAatgacaaatatttatttccatacaCTGGTAAGAGCAATa cCGAAGAGGACCATATGCACGTTCAAGTGAACTATCCCATAAATAACATATCAGTCTCACAGGCTCGAAGTCAAGTTATATCTCCCAtaggaaatataaataaccCAGATTACCATATGTTTAATATGGGTTCTCGAATGGGTTCGAGGATAG GGTCATCACATGGATCAGTTTGTGGTAGTGTAAGGGGATCCCCATCTCCTTTGGTTCCACCACTGACGATGATGCGCGGTGGTATGCCTGCCGAACCTTCGTC TTCAACTGAAAAAGACGAGGAAACTCCCGTGTGA